Genomic window (bacterium):
ATCAACGGCCTGGACGCCGTGACGGGAAGCTTCGCGGCGACGACGCAGAGCGGCCCGGTCCGCGGCATCGCGGCGTTCATCGCCCACGGCGGCCGCGTCTACAACGTCCTCGCCTACGCCATCGAGTCCCGCTGGTCCGCGTACGACGCCGCCGTCCGTCAGGCCGTCGGCAGCTTCGCCCGGCTCACGGACCAGGCCGCGCTCTCCGTGCAGCCGCAACGCCTGGAGATCGTCACCCTCGACCGCCCGATGACCCTCCAGGAGTTCGCGCAGCGCTACCCGGGACCGGCCTCCATCGATCTCCTGGCACGGCTCAACCAGGTCGAACCCGGCCACCGCTTCAACGCGGGCGACGTGGTGAAGCGCGTGACCGGCACGGCGCTGCCGGGCGCGAGCGAGTGAGGGCGGCCGGGCGGCTGCGAGGGCCGGCGGGACGGATACCGCCGGCGCGAACTGCGCCGGGCGCGGAGCGCAGCGGGCTGCCGGCTAGCTGCGGGAGGCCAGGGTCTGTGTGTGCTCCGCGATGCGGAAGAGGACGATGGTGAGCTCGAGGACGACCCGGGAGTAGAGCGCGCTGACCAGGAAGATGATCGGGATCGCGGCCAATCCCGCCACCGTGCCGGAGAATCCCTCGGTGTCGTGCATGATCCCGACGCCGATAGCGAGTGCGAACAGTGCCGCAACGACGAGCGCGAGTCCGTACAGGACCCGGATCAGCCTCGTGGTGACGAACTGCGAGAACGAGAAGTCGAAGAGGGCGCTCAGCATGGTTGGACTCTCCTTTCTCGGATGAGAGAACGGCAGATCGTGGACGGCACAGTCGCAAGGGAGCGATCGCCCGTGGTGGCGTCTAGCCGCTACTCCTCGCGCGTACGCGTCCCACGAGCTGTAGACACGGACGGTGTCGGCCTTTTCTCCATCCCGGAACACCGCATGGACAGGGATGACGTCGAGGAAGAGGGACGCCGCGTCGGCGCGAGCGAGCACACGATCTTCCGGGCTCGCGAACATCATGCGGTCGGTGTGGCGATACACTGCCAAGGCCGTTTCGCCGGGCCCGATCCCAGTCGCGGGGTGCGTCTCGAACACCATCGTTTTCTCCTCGCCGCCAGCCGTGTAGGTCGCCTTCAGGGCGACCGCGGACATCGGCCGGCCGCTGCGGTTCGTGACCGGCAGTCCGAGCTCGACGGTTTCACTCATGGACCAGAGCTCGGCGTCGGCCCGGCGCTGCAACCCACCAATCGCGATGTCCTTCGAGAGCCGCTCGATCGTGGGTCGGTTCACCTCTGCGAGCCGGAGCTCTTGCACTGCCTCCAGGCCGAGTGCGTAGTCCACCAGCTTTTCCAGGGCGACGACGCGCCAGGTCTTGCCGGCTTTCTCGAGACGGAGATCGAGCACCAGCGTCGTGTCCAGATCGGCGTGGCGGAACTCCATGCCCACGAGGACCCCACCAGCCACGTCTCGCTGCCCGGACAGGCCCTGGTACCCATCGAGTGGCAACATCCACGGCAGAGAGGAGATGCTGCTGCCCTCAAGTATCGGTAGCACTCGTACGGGATTTTAGCACCGCTGGAGGCGGCATCGCGCGCGGCGGCGGAGCCGGCCGTTGCAGGCCCACCCCGTGGGGGTGGCGCCCGTCCGGGTGCGCGACTGCTGGCAGGCGGCTGGGAGCAGGTGCCCTGACCGGAACGCCCTTGACGTTCGGTGTTTCTTCGCATATCCTCCACCGCCGATGCGACGCCTCCCGATCATCAAGGGCCGCGGCGCGGCCGAGAACCCGCCCAACCGCTTCGAGCGGCTCGCCTTCGAGCCGGACCCGGAGACGTTCGGCTCGGCAGAGGACGCGCCCGCGCCGGAGACGGTCTACTACCGAGACGGCAGCCGCAGCATCATCGCACGCAACGAGAGCCCGGACGTAGGGTTCGAGACCTCCATCAACCCCTACCGCGGCTGCTCGCACGGCTGCATCTACTGCTATGCGCGGCCGACGCACGAGTACCTCGGCCTCTCGGCAGGGCTGGACTTCGAGACGCGGATCTTCGTGAAGGAGGACGCGCCCGCACTGCTGCGGCGCGAACTGTCCTCCCCGCGCTGGAGGCCCCAGGTGCTGGCGCTGTGCGGCGTCACGGACGCCTATCAGCCGATCGAGCGGAAGCTCCGGTTGACGCGGCGGTGTCTGGAGGTGTTGGTGGAGTTCCGCAACCCGGTGGGGATCGTCACCAAGAACCATCTGGTGACGCGGGACGTGGATCTGCTCCAGGAGCTGGCGCGCTACGACGCCGCGTCGG
Coding sequences:
- a CDS encoding radical SAM protein, producing the protein MRRLPIIKGRGAAENPPNRFERLAFEPDPETFGSAEDAPAPETVYYRDGSRSIIARNESPDVGFETSINPYRGCSHGCIYCYARPTHEYLGLSAGLDFETRIFVKEDAPALLRRELSSPRWRPQVLALCGVTDAYQPIERKLRLTRRCLEVLVEFRNPVGIVTKNHLVTRDVDLLQELARYDAASVNISVTTLDPELQRVMEPRTSIPARRLAAIETLAKAGVPVGVMVAPLIPGLNDHEMPAILEAAASAGARFAGYTMLRLPYAVKDLFVAWLERHFPERKEKVLGRLREMRGGKLNESRFHARMRGQGEYAAQLRALFHAAARKAGLDTRQPELSTAAFRRPRVGPQLALFDA